In one window of Arachis ipaensis cultivar K30076 chromosome B06, Araip1.1, whole genome shotgun sequence DNA:
- the LOC107604848 gene encoding V-type proton ATPase subunit C, producing MASRYWVVSLPVHNSASTLWNQLQDQISKHSFDTPLYRFNIPNLRVGTLDSLLSLSDDLAKSNTFMEGVSHKIRRQIEELERISGVESSGLTVDGVPVDSYLTRFVWDEAKYPTMSPLKEIVDGIHGQVAKIEDDLKVRVSEYNNIRSQLNAINRKQTGSLAVRDLSNLVKPEDIITSEHLTTLLAIVSKYSQKDWLASYETLTNYVVPRSSKKLYEDNEYALYTVTLFNRVADNFRTSAREKGFQIRDFEYSPETHEGRKQELDKLMRDQESLRGSLLQWCYTSYGEVFSSWMHFCAVRLFAESILRYGLPPSFLACVLAPSVKAEKKVRSILEGLSDSTNSSYWKSEDDVGMAALAGEDAHPYVSFTINLV from the exons ATGGCGAGCAGGTACTGGGTGGTGTCTCTTCCCGTTCACAACTCCGCTTCCACTCTCTGGAACCAGCTCCAGGATCAAATCTCCAAGCACTCTTTCGACACCCCTCTCTACAGG TTCAACATCCCTAATCTCCGCGTCGGAACCctagactctctcctctctctcagcGATGATCTCGCTAAG TCCAACACTTTCATGGAAGGAGTGTCGCACAAGATCCGGCGCCAGATTGAGGAACTTGAGAGGATCTCCGGCGTCGAGAGCAGCGGTCTCACTGTCGATGGTGTCCCTGTTGATTCCTATTTAACCAG atTTGTTTGGGATGAAGCAAAGTACCCCACTATGTCGCCATTGAAAGAGATCGTTGATGGAATTCATGGTCAAGTAGCAAAGATAGAGGATGATCTCAAG GTTCGTGTTTCTGAGTACAACAATATCCGCAGTCAGCTTAATGCTATCAACCGAAAGCAAACTGGAAG CCTAGCTGTCCGTGACCTTTCCAACTTGGTAAAACCTGAGGATATTATAACTTCAGAACATTTAACTACTCTCCTTGCCATTGTTTCCAAGTATTCACAAAAGGATTGGCTCGCAAGCTACGAAACACTGACAAACTATGTG GTCCCCAGATCTTCCAAGAAGTTGTATGAGGATAATGAATATGCTCTTTACACTGTAACACTCTTCAATCGTGTTGCGGACAACTTCAGAACTAGTGCACGTGAAAAAGGGTTTCAA ATTCGTGATTTTGAATACAGTCCAGAAACACACGAGGGGCGAAAGCAGGAGTTAGATAAATTGATGCGGGATCAGGAAAGTTTGAGAGGTTCTTTGTTGCAGTGGTGCTATACCAGCTATGGAGAG GTTTTCAGCTCGTGGATGCATTTCTGTGCTGTACGTTTATTTGCTGAGAGCATTCTGAGATATGGTCTACCACCATCTTTCTTG GCATGTGTTTTAGCTCCATCTGTAAAAGCTGAAAAGAAAGTACGTTCTATCCTTGAAGGTTTGAGTGATAGCACAAACAG TTCATACTGGAAGTCTGAGGATGATGTAGGGATGGCGGCCCTAGCGGGTGAGGATGCCCACCCCTACGTGTCCTTCACAATCAATCTTGTTTGA